The Phoenix dactylifera cultivar Barhee BC4 chromosome 12, palm_55x_up_171113_PBpolish2nd_filt_p, whole genome shotgun sequence genome includes the window gaatgcttgatttccattaaggtattaaaatatatgccttagttatatataGAGAAAAATTCAGTAGTACACCTTTATATTGTCACaacctaaaagaaaaaaaatatcatggCTCGAACCTCAAACCAAATTCAGAGGGTTTTTTTTACATGCCTACCtaaagatgttttttttttactaaagaTTAACTCTCATGGAACTCGCTAAACCAACTTGTCGGCAAGCAAATTGCTATTTAGAAATCTTTAAATAAAAGAACATGTGCCTTACTTTCATGGTACCAtgttagaaaataatattgggcTTTAAAGCCATTGGATATTACTCTCTCCCCGTAGAAGCCGACAAGAAACTAGATTAAGATTAAAAACCAAGGTTCTAGAACATcattatgaaaataaataaatatttaagacAATCATCAATGCTACATCATatcctaaatcaaaatttaatttacaTTTACTCAGTTGGctcaacagaaaaataaaggatTATTTCAGTACAATCTTCTAAAGCATACAAGAGGAAGGCAaattaatatcaatataatatatagGGCTTCATCTAGAAAGCCAAATTTCTAGTAGGCTATAAAAAATTAACAATTCCACTATTTTATCGACTAAAGTTGATGCCACGCTCTTTGCCTTTGCCGGTGGTGCCCTATGCAGGGGACCAGCTCTCATGAGAGCaagatattttaatattaactaTGTAAGTTATGACAAAGACCATTATCTGTCACGGAAGCTGAGTCATGAATCCCAATAAATAACGAAAAAGAATGCAGATAGGATAATTGGACTTGGGATCTCTAtcagattttgttttttttatttaaataaattacaaaaatattttaaaattaagaaTAAACTATATTTACATCTAATTATTTGAAAAATCTACGTTTacatttatttttatccaacatTTTATccataatttaataaaatattactcaaatcattaattttaaattggatCTAATATggcaatggaaaaaaaaattaatacatTAAATGATATAGCAGCCATGCAAGAACATAAATAAATTGGTGTAGACatcagtgccaggtcagctatCACTCGAGTCTACGGTCATTACAGGATCTAGCCAGTTCAGTcagcctgattttattttatattgattTTATGTTATAGGTTTATTTACATATTGTCGTTTTAGGGTTTTCTAGAATTGTTTTTTTTGtaagaatttttttattattttgtgatCCTATATAGATGGGTTCGTACATCGTTTAGGATTATGCTATgatgaataaaaattaattcTCTTTCTTCAAGCTCTGGCGTGCGAAACCCTGAGCGGCGCTAGGTATAAAGCctagtcttcttcctcctcctcccttctctctccttcttctctctttacCATCCAAGAATATTTTCGATTTTTCATATAACATAAATAGTTTTACTAACATCATTAATTTAATTGGATGTAACTTTAGGTTTTACGGACtatcaaatataaatataataaacacaaatctttaaaaaaatatataatttacttttttatttattattataaaaaaaatagtagcgATATGGTCACTTAAAATAGCACGGGTATGCGTCCACGCTATTTTTTCCACACTCCATCCCTTATTCTCCACAGCTATGCATCCATTAATGGTTTTGTTGGCTTGTTTTAGTTCCAAGATCGTTAGGCTTATGAAGACTTTTGAGAATGTGGAGGGAGGAAAGGGTTGGAGTTTAGTGGTGGGGCGCTGAAATTGTAGGTGTAGTCAAGTAAGTCGCCTGGGTCCATCTTGCATTGAAGGGTCCTTGTCGAACTTGAACTAAAAGGCAAGTGGTGCGTTTGGTAGACTTGGAATATGCAAATACCCCTGGAATTTATCGTGGCATCTGTTCAAGTACCATATGCATTGTGCAAGCAAACTTTGAATTAAGATGTTGTTGGATAACCAATTTATCCCAAAAGTCTAAGTTGATGAGAAAAGGATTAACAATATATATCAAACTTAATACCGCTTCTCATGTGTGGTTCGAAGTATATTGAGATTAAGATAATCTCTTTGATCCTTGTGTACGAAGGGTGTTGTTGTAGTCCTATTACGGGATGGATATAATAGTtgtatatatctttttttttttgacatgtaATTGTCTCCCTTGCTTTCCCactccaccattttttttttgcactagGGATAGGTTTGTATCTTTCGcacgaaagaaggattcatccTATTTCACATAAATCTACTGTTGGATCGTGTGTAATGGTTgctaacaaaagaaaagattcgAAGTGCTTTAAGAGATGTACGGAGCGCAATCTAATAGGTGATGTCACAAACGAAGATCGATCATTCTTTCGTGTGAAAGATACAATCTGAACCCTTTGCGTTGTCTACACATGTGAACCTTCCTAGCTTGAGTCAACCTTCATTAGACCAACTTTTAAAGAACTTACAGAGTTAAAACTGAAGGATGAAAAAATCAAAGTGGTTTGGAATCAAAACTATTTGTGAAAAGAGGTATCTATCCACACTGCAAAATTAGTTTCTTTTGCCATGGGGCAattcagagagagagaaattagtGATCTTTCATTTATCTataacaagaaaaaagaagatgcTATGCTGGTTGTTGGTGGTACATCATTACACGACTCTCTCTCTCCAGTAGAAATTACAAATTCTACAGAGCAGTTTGGCATGGAATATTTTCTACATGCATGGGGAGAAAACCAGTTTATGAGTTCACACAAAAATTACCACCCTTGACATATGCATAGTTTTCATTGCTCATCACGCtaggaaatgatacttaataaagcatggattgctatttttttttttttgctttgtgtGAGCATTtgtgaaaggaaaaagaatgaaAAGGAAAACAATGTATGCAGGACTGCCATCAATGTTTTCGATGATGATCAGAAGGGATGTGGCTAAGAGCCAACTAACTGACCATACATGTTACTTATCTTGTAACAAGCTAGAGCTAGGGTATTACTTCCTCTCTCATAGGTAATAGGTGGAAGATAGTTTCAGTctatgcaatgatgaagggagCCACAAGCATGTAAAAGTTGGAGTTGGTGCTCTGAATTCTAGCTCAAGTGCTCATACACTCTATATCCATTCTAGCCAATTCCAAGTTCATGGTGTTATGGTATGTTATGGTGTAAGAAGAAACAATATGTATTATTTGACGGAAACAAGTCTCCACCAAAAGCGTTTGTAGTCCAACGGTTAGGATAATTGCCTTCCAAGCAATAGACCCGGGTTCGACTCCCGGCGAAcgcatttttaattattttaattttacattatactatattatttaTTATGTTATATCATTTTAACACTCTTGAATTCTtttgtgaaaaaaataaaagcgaGGCAGTCAGAGAAGTTTTTTTCCCTCTTAAATTTTGATGCTATATGCATCTactacattatattatattaacctaatcattttttaaaagatgAAACAATTGGATaaccattttattttaattttgcaTTGTATTTTGTCATCTCAATACCCTTTAATGAAGAGGAAATGACTGCAtagcttttttttcaaaaaaattggaAGCATATGCACTAGGTTATAATGCTGaagattaaatttgaattcatatttttaatgaagaggaAAGGATTACAttggtttttttaaaaaataaaaaaatgaaaatgaaagtATATGTACTACGTTATAACACTAAAGATGCTCTAATACAATAAGTCAACTTTCTCTTTTCGTCACCTTTCTTCATCATCCATCTCTCTCTCATTTTAATCATCCACATGCAAAAACTTGGTCCTAAGATCCATTTGGAAGACTACTAGATCCGTTTCCAAGAATACTAAAACATTTTGGACCAGATTCATTAAAGGAAAAAGACTCCTACATGCAAGTACATGCAAGTCGACGTTGAATACCGtccggaaaaagaaaaagagaaaacgtTTCTTCTAAACACAAAGTACGCATCTTAAGACATAATATACCGCATCTATATTCGTTGCACGTAACTCAAAGCATATCACGTACCATCCAAGAAAACCAATGCCTCTGGGGTCTTAACCCACGTTGACCTGGctactctttcttcctctttcgtcGGCCGCGATGTTTCTTCACGGCATGGGCTGAAGCCCATGTTCTTCTAGACTTCAAGACTAATCCTCGCTTATCCATCCATCACCCCAAAACCCCTTGGGTAGCCCACGGTATTCGATCTCGCTCATACTCCTCCCTGAAAGTTCCCCTGAAAACTACAAACCAGCATGCGATCCGGTTCAAAGCGAGCCGATGAGTagaacttcttcttctttttttttttttttttttttggtaataccGGCATTTTATATCACTCTTACATTGGTACAACCTGCTaagtataataataataatattaatattaataataataatacaagAAAGAAGGAATATTAGTGGTACTAGTTCAGGTAAACTCTTCGGAGTGCTGAGCAACAAAGGAAGCAACTCAATCTGTAGCTCCGTTCGCCTTTTGATACACATGTGTTGCCTAAAAGGAATTTATCCCTGTGACCAATCTGCGAGTCTCACGAATTAGCAGATGGTCGTCTCCATATTGATCCACTCTCCGTATCCAATCAATCACCGTAGAAGAGTCTTTCTCAAAATATGCCGTATCTGCACCAAGTAACATCCTCACATAAAAGATACCCTTCCAGACTGCTCGAAGCTCCGCCTCAATGGTGGTCAAACCGAGGTGCGTCGACCTCCCCCATAATCAGCTTATCATGATGGTCTCTGATCATAAAATCCACTTCTTCATATACTTCATCTGCCGATATGCCGCCATCGAAGTTAACTTCGAAGATGGTGGACACCAAACCGGTTTTCAATCGACCGGGGAATAGATGGGGGAGGCATATGGCTGTCGGAAACTTGGTTCTTAGGGGAGGGCGAGCCGTTCGATTTTATGGCATGCAGTGGGGTCCACTTTTTATCGTTATCGAAGACCGTCGATGGGGGCAGAGATTGGACGCGTTATAAAAGTTGGGGCCATGAGAGCACGGGGCTGTCGACGAAACATTCGGTCTTCATCATCTCTTTGCTGCTGGTTATCCTGCGGGTGAATAAGTTGCGATCGCCATGGCCACCTTGGGAGGAGTTCATGATGCGAAGGAGATCGAGAACAGCGTTGAGATCGAAGAGCTCGCTCGCTTCGCTGTCGAAGAGCACAACAAGAAGGCGGTGAGGACTGGAATAGTCTCGATCTCTTTATTCTGCATATCCTCCCTTTCTTTGTTCCAGTGGATATATATATGCTTTCTTGATTAGTTCGTTTATTAATTAATTCATGTATCGATGGATTCCCATTGTTTGCCAGTTTTTCCATGTTAGATCTATAATTTAATGCATGAGGTCGAATTTCCTTTTATCTAACTTGTCTTGTTTCTGCCGAGATACAATTCAGAAGGAGGAGGGAGACTTGGGATAAGCCTTATGCTGGTCAAAAAACTTTTGCAAAACAAAACAAGGGATAGTTATTTTGGTGGAACCTGCTTATGCCGGGAATAATGATTTAAGAGAAGGCAGCtggaataagttatttttgccATAAGGCCCTCATTTCTTCTATCCGAATCTACGAATAAAAATTTGAGCATCCGACTAATTTCTGCATCTATATCCATAtccgtaaaaaaaataaatatagatatggtTAGACAATTATTCGATCCATATCCGAATATCTATTTGTaactctatttaattttatattagaactcattaatttttataaaaaatatataactaaattaatatgtttttatttgatttatcatccacttagtaatatttttgattctattgtcataaaatttaattatccaacctatatccatatttatatccatattttcaatatccgatttatatcaatatccttttaaaataaatataaatttgtagtcttatttatatttattacataAAACAAATATGGGTACGAATATATTAGTATCCGATCTGATTTTAGCCCTATTTCTGCCTCCTCTtccttcatgaaaaaaaaaaccatgaatAACTTGTGGAAGAACTATTGGGTTATTCCAAAACCAAACGCGCCCTATAACAATCCTAGTCCTAGTCGTCTTCTTTGCGCTTGCTCCGCCTTGTAGACTGCAGCTACCCAGATAAATGCTAATTGTTTTAATTTAATTCccttggtgtttttggtgcagAATACTCTTCTTGAGTTTGTTCGAGTAGTGAAGGTGAAAGAGCAAGTTGTAGCTGGAATTATTTACTATATAACTATTGAGGCAATtgaaggagggaagaagaagctATATGAGGCTAAAGTCTGGGTCAAACCCTGGATGAAGTTTAAGGAGCTTCAGGAGTTTAGTCCGTTGGATGACTGCTCTTCGGAGAGTCAAACTCCAAAAGGTAATGCTGATTTCATTTGCAATTCTATAAGCAAATTTGAATGATGAAATCCATTAAGATTCCAAATCAGAAACTCTCAGATACTGACAACAACTTATGAACCAAACTGTCATTGTGTGCATCTAGGATGAACCAAACTGTCATGTATGTTACTGTTACTGTTAGAACCGTATGTGCCAACTTAATTCACAACTTGTTTGTTTTACTGTGGAGCTAAAAATGATATGATGAGATTGGTCATGTGCCAGATGGGCATGAAACTGGATGGATGATGGTGCCAACGAATGATCCTATCATACAAGATGCAGCAATTCATGCTGTACAATCCATCCAACAAATGTCTAACTCACTGATCCCATATAAACTGCTTGAGGTCCTTTCTGCGAGGGCCAAGGTTGGCACTTGTAGCCTTTATGTCCTAATATTCTTCCATCATTGGTTTCCTTTTCCTATGTATTCCAAAGTTATAATGACTGCAAAAAGATTTTTCAAGTGCATTTTTTCTGAGTAAAATAAATGGGTGTCTAGTTCAAGTGCTTCAGACTTATCCAATATCCTTTCTGGTTTTCTCCTCTTTTCAGAAGGCTGAAAATTCTGCCAAGTTTGAACTGCTGCTTAAAGTAAGAAGAGGACAGGAGGAGGAGAAGTTCATGGTGGAAGTAGATGAGACTATGCAAGGAACATTTCATTTGAATCAGATGAGGCAGCAGGATTCAGATTCTGGTATTTACTAATTATTTACATGTATGAAGGATTGCCCAATAAAATGTCCTGGATTGGTCTCCAAGGCCTATCTAAATCCCCTATTGTGTAAGTGGTGGATGCTATTATTCTGTTTGTAATTCATATGTTATTGCCAttattcttattcttcttcttattattattatttgtaagCATTGTAAAGGAAAGTGGCATACTTTTTTACCTTTTCAAAGATTTGTTGGTTTGGAATCAATCACCTTGGAGGTTCCCGTAAGGTTGGCCTCTGATCTAAAGCTGTGTATTTGCAAGCTAAGCATTACAGGATTTGCCATTCATGTGGTTTACCAAGAGAATGGAAAGCTGACTGCTATTTTGCCATTGCTCTTGTAAGTGGATGAATGGTCATGGCATACCAATTCAATAAGATGACTCCTGCCGATTGGCATGGTGAACTTTTTGACTTCCTTGCAGCTAAAAATAATTGATGCagacctttttctttctttttctctacttTTATCTGAGAATAATTGTGGAGTGCCAATTTTGTGGGTCAAACACATATAACCTCTCAGGAGAGCTGAGTCATCACCATTTTCATTAATTAGATGACGTGTTCATGAAGACACAGGATTCCAAGGAGACCCTCaggaaagaaaacaaagaaactaACAAAACAATAAAGAGATTAAGGAGCCCAAGGGCCATTTACTTTTCATTGGAGAATGATCAAAAGTTTATCATAGCATGCATTGATTCATGTTGCATTGTATTGTATTGACTCTCAATAAAAGAAGCAAATTTTTTACCTGTTCCGCCATCAAAATCGAAGATGCAATGTATCACTCCACAAGCGATGCCAGCACAGTGGTCACTTTACTCGCAATTGCTTCATTAATCTCTTTCTGCAACGGCATTGATGGTAGCTATGTGATTGTCACACCAGGTATGCCAAAAACCTTATTTACAAACAAGCTCTATCAGACGTGCCACAAACTTCTTGTCACCTCGTCCTATTGGTTGGGAGAAGAATGGCAAGTCTTATGGATAGGCTTTGCATGGGCGTGCCACCAGCATTAAACTAGCTAGAAAGAGGATAGAATAAGAAGAATAATGATAGTATCTTGGATATAGA containing:
- the LOC103705057 gene encoding cysteine proteinase inhibitor 12-like, giving the protein MATLGGVHDAKEIENSVEIEELARFAVEEHNKKANTLLEFVRVVKVKEQVVAGIIYYITIEAIEGGKKKLYEAKVWVKPWMKFKELQEFSPLDDCSSESQTPKDGHETGWMMVPTNDPIIQDAAIHAVQSIQQMSNSLIPYKLLEVLSARAKKAENSAKFELLLKVRRGQEEEKFMVEVDETMQGTFHLNQMRQQDSDSGIY